The genome window ctggataaagtggccgaggccaatggtatgaagttcaacaaggctgagtgctgggtcctgcacttgggttacaaCAATTCCTTGCAACGCTAGCGcttatcaagcactggaagaggctggccagggaaatGGTTGACTCACCATCACTGGAGGTCTGTAGAAGACAGTAGGCTTGGCACTTAGGGACactttagtggtagacttggtagGGTTAGATGAAGGGTGGGATTcaatgatctcaagggtctttcCAAACCCCAGTGATTCTATGAGTTTATGAAGGCCATGGACATAGCGGAGCAAGTCAAGTGCACAGCCACAAAGgcgctgaagggactggagcacctttcctccGAGGAGAAGCTGAGCGAGCTGGGAGGTTTATCAACCAGGCAGCAAGGACCTGAAGGGGAGGTGTCATCGATGTCTCTGAATCCTGAATGGCAGGTATGGGAGATGAACTCCAACTGGCaagtaggaccacacagccactcgctcatttCCACCACGGTGGCATAGGGAAgcgaaacagaagaggaaaagagagaaaatgtgtgcgttgagataaagagagttataagtaaaggaaaagctgtgcacgcaaacaaagcaaaccaaggaattgcttcaccacctcccatgggcaggcaggagttcagctgtctgcaggaaagcaggactccgtCACGCGTGATGtttccttgggaagacaaacgtcaTAACTCCCAAAgtgccccctcctcctttcttcttcccccaacaTTATGAATTCAGCATAACGACAATACGGCATTCACTCTCCCTTTGGTGAGTTCTGGTCAACTGTCCCGGCCGTGTCTCCTCCCAGCATTTTGTGCACTCCGAGcatacttgctggtggggcggtgtgaggagcagaaaaggccttgagtgcttagtgagaactgaaaacagtagtgggctgtcaacagcattctcatcccaaatgcaaaacagagcactCTACCAGCTACTAgggagaaagtcaactctatcccaggtGAACCGATGAGAAGAGGGAATGAGGACAGGGGAGTGAGACTCTTCTCAGGGTGCCCATGGCCAGGGCAAGTGTGAacggagaaagatgaaaagacatgccatttctttggaagagaaggcagggcTTTTTCAGTGTGCAGGTGGTTAAGAAGgggaaccatttcttcagaggagtgttggagactccatccttggagatactgaacacctgactggacatggtgctgaacaaggtgctccagctgagcccgtgTGGGCAGACTGGGTGgaagtagatgatgtccagatCCTCGTGCAAAGATTCAGTTTGTTGTGATTCTACCTGTTGTGGTGGCCAGGgggtcgtattggggaagagagttggtgaagtgtgtgctgccatggggagcttgtgccAGAAGGTTGGTTCGAagtgcagagggggaaaagaattttggggcaggagttagcagggctctttgaccggtctttaaactagataggaggggggaaggggagataactgggcctgtcaagattaaacctgaggaaagcatgccatggtttgaaggagaccacattagtgaggactcccactctgacatttcatcagagaacggtgatagacgtttagaaattactgctagagaacattgggaaaaccctttcctagaaggggaaaagggtactaggctaagagttaacaaagctcatggacagagctttaagccaaAAGTTAAGGGgaaaggggataaaaccaggcctgctggtaatgaacctgagtgtcaagggccaaagatgggggtgaaatcagtagcccaggtcaagtgcatctacgctaatgcacgtagcatgggcaacaaacaggatgagctatatgccattgtgcagcaggacaactgcGACATAGtcaccatcacggaaacgtggtgggatgatggtcatgactggaatgctgcaatgagtggctataagctcttcagaaggaataggcaaggaaggagggggggtgtgtgtggctctgtacattagggagttgtttgactctatagagatagactccagtgatgaagaagttgagtgtttatgggtaagggtgaaagggaaggctaacaaaggtgattttgtgctgggagtctgctatagaccacccaaccaggatgagcaggttgatgaggtattctataagcggctggctgcagtctcgcaaacgccagcccttgttctagttggggacttcaacttaccagacatctgctggaaatataacacagcagagagcaggcaggctaggaggttcctcgagtgtatggaggataacttcctgacacaaatggtaggtgagcctaccaggggaggtgccttgctagacctactgttcacaaacaaagaagggctagtgggggacgtggaggtcggaggccgtcttgggcttagtgaccatgaaatggttaagttttccatccatagtgaggtaaggaagggggttaacaaaacctccatcttggacttccggtgggcagactttagcctgttcagaaccctggttgggagagtcccgtgggaggtagtcctgagagacaaaggagcccaggaaggctggacgctctttaagagggaaatcctaaaggcccaggagcaggctgtccccatgaggcgcacaattaaagggcggggaaaatggccggcctggatgaacaaagagctcttgatgggacttaaggaaaaaaggaaggtttatcagctttggaagaggggacaggcaactcaggaggagtacagagatcgtgttaggtcatacagagaaaaaatcaggaaggcaaaagcccagctggaactcaacctggcaattaacataagggacaacaaaaaaagtttctataaatacatcaacaaaaagagagtgacagagaatgtccatcccttactggatgcggggggaaaccttgcaaccaaggacgaggagaaggctgagctacttaatgccttctttgcctctgtctttaatagtcagaccagctacccccagggtgttcagcttcttgggctggaagataagaacggagaacaggacaactcccctgtaatccaggaggaagtagttaatgatttgcttatgcacctggacacgcataagtctatggggccggacgggattcacccaaaagttctcagggagctggcaggagagctcaccaagcctctctccattatctattgCCAATCccggtcaacaggagaggtgccggatgactggagggtggccaacgtgacgcccatctacaagaagggccggaaggaggatcccggaaactacaggcctgtcagcctgacctcggtaccgggaaagatcatggagaggatcatcctgagtgagctctcaaggcaagtgcagggcagccaagggatcagggccagccagcatgggtttaggaaagggaggtcctgcctgaccaacttgatctctttctatgaccatgtgacccgctttctcgatgagggcaaggctgtggatgttgtctacctggactttggtaaggccttcgacaccgtcccccacggcattctcctggagaaactggagaatcatggcatagacaagtgtaccctccgctggataaaaaactggctggatggccgtgcccagagagttgtgattaatggagcaaaatctggttggcggccggtcatcagtggtgtccctcagggctcagtcttggggccagtcttgttcaatatctttattgatgatctagacaaggggattgaatgcaccctcagtaagtttgcggatgacaccaaactaggtgggagtgttgatctgcttgagggtcggaaggctttacagagggatctagacaggttggatcaatgggccaaggccaatgggatgaggtttaagaaggccaggtgccgggtcctgcattttggtcacaacaaccccgggcaacgctacaggcttggggaagagtggctggaaagctgcccggcagaaaaggacctgggagtgttagtggacagccggcttaacatgagccagcagtgtgcccaggtggccaagagggccaatggcatcctggcttgtatcaggaatagcgtggccagcaggagtagggaagtcatcgtgcctctgtactcggcactggtgaggcctcacctcgagtactgtgttcagttttgggcccctcactacaggaaagacattgaagtgctggagtgcgtccagaggagagtcaccaagctggtgaggggtctggagaacaagtcctacgaggagaggctgagggagctgggcatgtttagtttggagaagaggaggctgaggggagacctcattgccctctacagctacctgaaaggaaactgcagagaggcaggggttggcctcttctcccaagggaatagcgacaggaccagaggaaatggtatgaagctgcggcaagggagatttagattagatattaggaagaatgactttactgaaagagtggtcaggcactggaacagcctgcccagggaggtggtggagtcaccatccctggaggtatttaagaaatgtgtagacatggctcttcagggcatgctctagtgcccaagattattgtttgtggtggggtgttgtgtgtggggttgtgggtgtggagtttagtaggtgggtgctttttttttttttttttttttttttttatggttggactcgatgatctcagaggtcccttccaaccagtaagattctgtgattctgtgattattatgtgcaagcctttgtttgggcaagtgaagggcttgtgtaaGGTTCTGGGAGCTCCCccgtgctgccctgtgctgttgtttttggctggggccatagttcctacgagaggtcttCTAGctcttttccacccaccccaatggtctctgtagccctggccttgtgttgggtgaggttggaagagccttgtgagaagaaaggaagtggaggcgttTGAGGCTGAgatgcaagagaactttattgagggaaaggattgcaaaggcagaggtgctaaggggaagggagatggtctgaggtatTAGTAGGGCAACCATCAACCAAAGTCCCCTGCACGAGAGAGATCAGCTACGAAGGGTGGTGGCggtggcccttagcaggggtagcatcctcttctgccaccgtagcagccaaggcctcccaagccatagccgtagccgaagccgaagccgccggaggagatgggcactccctgggcgctgagttcattgcccacggcagcggatgcggaggatccgacaaaggtgctctgggggaaggaggtgagaatgggtcctggcagggtgacctgcacggtggaaggctggatgacgacgcgggaggcctcgcactgcctgacgcagggctcgttgcagctgttagccagcggggtgggtccgcaggggaggcagaggtcgttgcaggccatgtgtgtggtgtggagtttccctggaagagagggtgttgagaaaggtgagggtcatGGGGGTGTGAGGGtcggtgttggaggagggcgagggagtgtggagggctgttgtggtgctgtggggagcgtggcagtgtggaggcgtgagggctgttgaggctgtggggagagcgtggtggaggagaggggccaggtggttgagaagaaggagggtcatgggattgagactcaccttgttgagggtggaggagaaggcgtgaggagaagtgtgtgagggagagaggcgctgggccggcttttatgctggtcatggaggggcgggacaggcttggCGCCTGACTGTGTTTTTCAGCAATGAGTCATTCCGTGCTGCAGCCACTCAAGGAATGATGTGCGTTGCGTTTTCCTTACCATAACAGccccttttcatcttctcctcaTGTCCATCTCACCCTGGTGGCAGCTTTTAAGTTAGAGTAAGTAGTTTGAAGGATGTGCATGCATGCAGCGTTTCAGGGTATTCAGGAGACATGGCCAAAGCATACCAGAGGTGGTGTGTCATAAGTGAGGTCATTTTGTGtcagttgtgtggtgtggtttgcgGGTGCGTTGTGAAGAGGGGGCCCCATTTCCTCACAGCCCTGGCAGGCCGGCCTGGGCTTTGGAGGGGTGCCAGGCATTCGGCGCtgccccaaggtcagtgaagacggagtgggaggaggtgctccaggcactggagcagagatttccctgcatcTCGTTTTGAAGACCATGGTCAAGCATGTTGTAGATATGCAGCCCATGGTGGTCCACAGCGGAGCAGATATCTACCTACAGCCTGTGGAGGAACCCCTGTCGAAGCAGGTGGATTCCCAAAGGAGGCTTTGATCCCATGGAGAGAAAccaatgctggagcaggtcttTTGGCAATAAACTCGTTAAAGTTCTGCATCCCAGCATGAgatgcctccacttcctttcttttcccaaggctCTTCCAACCTCGTGCAACACATAGCCAGGGCTCAGGAGGCAACTGGGGTGAGTGCGAAAAGGGCTACAGGACCCctcttaggaagtatgtccccaacaacagcagcacagggcagcacaggggggcttccagaacctgacacaagccctccACTTGACCAAACAAAGCCTTTGCAATACTAAGGCACTTTGAACCACCATTCTGACAAaggctccccatggcagcacacacttcactaactctctcccccagcaccaccccttggccagcacagcaggcagaatcacagcaaacagaATCATCGACTGCATAAggaacctctggacatcatctacttcaACCCAAACTTCTCAAAGGGGTCGCCTCCAGCAGGCTCTACAGgaccacgtccagtcaggttttcacaatctccaaggatggagactccaacacctcccAGTGCAATCTTTTTCCCACTGCTTGACCAGCCTCATGCTGAAAAAGGCTTGCCtcctcttccaaggaaatggcacaacttttcatctttctccattaACACATTCCCTGGCCGTGGGTGCCCATGGGAAGAGTCTGACTCCCTTGCATTTGGGttgagaatgctgttgacagcccattagaggttttggttgttgtaagtactcaaggctttttctgctcctcataccgcccaaccagcaagtaggctggcaGTGCACAAGAACTTTGGAGGTGACATGGCCGatacagctgaccccagctgaccaaagggatggtccatgccatatgacatcgtgctcagtataaaatgctggggaagaagaaagaacaggtgGACGTTTGGTGTTATGAGGTTTCTATTCCCAAGAAAACAGGACGCCTCATGAAGCCTTGCTTTTCTGGACCCCGATCCGAGCCATAAGCCggcagtttctccagcagaatgctgtgggaaatggcatGAAAGACTTTTCTAAAGCCCAGGTTACCaacatccacggcctttccctcatgCTTTGTAAAACGCCTTTGTACCAAGCCCTCAAACAAGAGAAGCACTAAGACACCCACAGAACAGATGCAGGGAGAAAGGCCAGGCCTAAAgacaggctgagcgagctggcaGCAGCGCAGGGAGGGAGCGAATACGATGGAAGGGGCAGCACCTCACGCCTGCAACACCATCAAAGTTTCAACCACCCTGGCAGGGCTGCAAGAAAATGAGGCCCTCTCTTCACAAAGcaaccacaaaccacaccacaggACTGCCATGGGATGACCTCACTGAAGACACCCCACCTCTCTATGCTTTGGTGGCGTCTGCTGAATTCCGTGGCACAGCATCCATCCAAACCCTCCCAACTACCTACACTCACTcagaagctgctgccagggcCAAATGGAGACGACCTCAAGAGGATGACATGAAAAGGGACTGTTGTGGGAAGGAAGACACACCCCATGTCATTACTTGAGTGCCTGTagcatgcaagagctgcttggtgaaaaaaaagtcatgcgcgaagcctgtcccgcccctccaggACCaacataaaagccggcccagtgcctctctccctcacacacttctcctcacgccttctcctccaccctcaataAGGTGAGCCTCAACCCCCTGACcccccttctcctcacccacctggcccctctcctccaccatgcTGTGCCGACAGCCTCAGCAGCCCTCACGCCTCCttactgccacgctccccacagccccacaacagccctccacactccctcgtCCTCTTCCAACACTGACCCTCACATGCCCatgaccctcacctttctccacaccctctcttccaggcaccctccacaccacacacatggcctgcaacgacctctgcggcccctgcggacccaccccgctggctaacagctgcaacgagccctgcgtcaggcagtgtgagacctcccgcgtcgtcatccagcctcccactgtggtggtcaccctgccaggacccatcctcacctccttcccccagagcaccgccgtcggatcctctgcatccgctgccgtgggcaatgaactcagcgcccagggagtgcccatctcctccggcggcttcggcttcggcctcggctacggctatggcttgggaggcctgggctgctacggtggcagaagaggctgctacccctgctaagggtcctcaccaccacccctgacaacAACCACCCACACCATGGAAGCCACGGCATGGATTGAGGAGGCAGCTCAGGGCTGTTCTGGCACATGGCTTcaccatccacagctcctcctctcaaggcacccagcaaggaagcagggaaggggacagcccAGACTGTCCGCAACCatggcccatgtacctcctcctcttctcccacttccttctttccatcgccCCTTCTGCTACGTTCACGACTCTCCGCTTCAAGCACTTGCTGAAGAGGTAAATACCACAcgggacctccagggtgccacTACTACTGCAGGCCAGGAAGGCCTCGATGCTCTGGCAAGACCTAGCTCACACAGGGGACcttggatgatggtcaccctaccTGCAACTCAGACGGTCTCTCTCTCTGACTTAGTGCTTCTACCTTtgagcttctttcttccctcaataaagttcttctgcatcccagcctaagacgcctcctcttcctttcttctcacaaggttcTTTCAACCTCACCCAACACGAAGCCAGGGCTACAGTGCCCATCGGGGTGGGTGCAAGAGGGCCACAGGACCGgtcttaggaactatggccccagcaacagcaacagcacaacagagggggcttccagaacctcacacaagcccttcacttaacaaaagaaagccttggGCAACCTCACGCACTTCTACTCATGCCTCCAATGAAAGCTCCTCATGGCAGCACGCACttcaccagctctcttccccagcatgaccctctggccaacacagcaggcagagtcacagaaaacagaatccttgactgcacaaggaacctctggagataaCCTCATTACACCCGACCTTCTCAAACGTGGTCAGATTGAGCACGCTGTTCAGCACCAgatccagtcagcttttcagtttctacatgatggagactccaacacctctctgcgcaaccgcTTCCACTCTTGGACCACCCTCCCacagaaaaagccttgccttctcttccaaggaaatggcacgtcttttcagctttctccattcacccttgccctgtctgactcccctctcctcattccctcctgacatggctgcagctgggatagagttgacttgctcagcagctggtagagtgctaggttttgtgtttgcgatgagaatggcgttgagagcccactaatggtttttggttgttgctaagcactcaaggccttttctgctcttcacaccaccctgccaccaAGTAGGCTGGGCGTACAGAGAAAGCTGGGAGGTGAGGCGGCCggtacagctgaccccagctgaccaaaggcataGTCCATGCCACATGAGAGCacagtgagggaagaaagaagcggggaatgttcagagttatggcatttgtcttccaagtaaccgttatgtctcatggagcccttctttcctggagacggctgaacgcctgcctgccttgggaagtagtgaaggaactccttcttttgctttgcttgcttgtgcatcttttgctttacttattaaactgacaTCTCAACGcacaaattttttcacttttcctcttcggattctctttcccagcctgttgtagtggggagtgagcgagtggctgcatggttcagaTTGCTGGCTGGCGTGAAACCAAGACACCTCCCATCCgggatttagagacattgatgacatctcccctacgcggccttttctcctggctgaagaaactcccagctctctcagcttctcctcaagggaaggatgctccagtcccttcagcgtCTTGGTGGCCCTGCACTCCACTTGCTCCACCACGTCCATGGCCTtcaaaaactcacagaatcactgaggttgggaaAGACACTTAAGATCACTGATTCCAtcccttaacctaacactaccaagtgccCCACTAAAGCAAATCCCTTGGGGCCAAGTCTACTGTCTTCtagatacctccagggctggtgactcaaccgcttccctgggaagcctattccagtgctcgacaaccatttcactgaagacatttttcaaaaaagagcCAACCCAAATTTCCCCtcatgcaacttgaggccattttctctcgtCCTGAAACTCGTTACCTGTAAAAGAGTCCAATACCCACCTGGCTACAaactcccttcaggtagttgtagagagcaataaggtctgccGTCAGCTTTCTTTTGCTCCAGGGTAAGCAAACCCTCTTCCCTCACccactcctcgtaagacttgtgctccagggccctcaccagcttccttgcccttctctggacacactccagcacctcaatgtcttgctTGTAGTCAGGGGCCAAGGCATGAACAATGTATTCCacgtggggcctcaccagtgcccactgcagggggacgatcacttccatagtCCTCCTGGATTCATGACTTCTGATACAGGCCACGATGCTACTGGCCGCCTTGGGCtccaggacacactgctggctcatactcactGGCTGTCAAACAACatccccagctccttttccaacgggcagctttccagccgctcttccccaagcctgtagcgttgcatggggttcttgtgacccaagtgcaggacccggcactcagcTTTTTTGAACCCCACACCATTGGCCTcctcccatcgatccagcctgtcccacccaacttggtgttgcctgcagaTCTGCCAGATCCCTCTCTAAAGCGTCTTATCCTCAAGCAGTTCCACACActcgcccaacttggtgttgcctgcaaacatactgagggtgcactcgaccccctcgtccaggtcgttcgtaaagatactaaagagaaccggccccagtactcagccctggggaacaccacctgtgGTGGCAACAatctggatttagctccattcacctctatgggcctggccatccagcccgttttttagccagcaaagtgtacgcccgtcagagccatgagcaggcagtttctgcaggagaacactctgggaaacagtgtcaatggctttactaaagtccagttaACAACATCCAGAGCCCTTCACTCATCCACCCACTAAGCGCGTCCCcttgacatagaaggagatcaggttaggcaagcaggacctgcccttcataaagccatgctggctgggctTCATCACCTGGTTGGCCTCTATGTGCCATACGAAGGCGATCAAGATGATTAGCTCCAtaacatttcccagctcccaggtcagaaagacagacctttctctcAGCTACAAACTTACAAGCAATGGGGGCATCAAAGTGCCCACAGGGCACATCAACAGGATGTGGCAGGCCTAAAGACAGGCTTAGCCAGCCACAAACGTGCCACGAGATGATGTCACTGAAGATACGCCACCTCTCCTACGCCTTGGCTGTGACTGCTGAATTCCCTGACACACAGCATCCATGCACGTCCTCCAAAATACCTACTTGCACTTAAAAACTACCACCAGGGCCAAGTGGACACATTCACAAGACGACAACATGTAAAGGGAGCgttgtgggaaggaaaacacacccACCTCAGCACTTGACAGGCTGTGGCATGAAAGAGATGCTTGCTCAAAAATGCAGTCATGCACGAAATCATGGCCTCAGCTCTGCACTCACGTGCTGCGTGCTTGCCTCCAGCTCTCCTCAACAAgctccaccttccctttcttcccgtcacacactgtgcagagaaatggCCTCATCCGTCGGCACTCGCCCCAAGTAAACAACCCAAAGGCCCTggcccaccagcctcccctgcaTGCCGATCCCACTCCCCCTCTGTCTCTTGACACACTCTCGGCCTCTCCAGGAACTCGCCTGCTTTTGCACGCTGCCTCATATGCAATCATGGAGGcacttgggttggaaaagaccctgaacaATCTTGACACCGTTCACCTATGACTACGACCTTCACCAAAAAAGCATAGCCCTAAGTCCCACGTCTACACATCCTGTCataacctccagggatggtgattcaaccacttcctggagaagcctcttccagtgcttcataacccttcTGGGGATGACATTTTTCCTAGCATCCAATCTGAGCATCCCTACGCAGCATTTAAAGATGTTAATTCTTCTCCTATCACGTGTTACTCAGGATAAGGGACTGACACCTACCTCATTACCACCTCTTTTCAGGTGGGTGTAGTGAGCGATAAGGCGTgccctcagcctttttctttctgcaaactaaacatgccctgTTCCCTAAACTGCTCCTAACAAGTCTTGTTCTctacatccttcaccagcttcgttgctcatcTTCAGATGTGTCGCGCCAGAGCCCAGGTTGCAAATTTGCCAGACACAACTAAGGGGATCCCTACGCAAGAGCCAAGAGGAGCCTTTGGGGAGCACGACCAGCCTCCcaacagcacagggctgccacgATAATGTCCTGCTCTCAcaaacagccctcctctgcctgcttcaaCTGCCTCCACCAGGGATGGCCCCAGCAaggcacaaacccaaacacgcAGCCTCTTGTCTCCCACctacaaccttaaaaacaaaaggggcaccaagacagccacagagcacacccaacgggaaaggccatgcccaaagacaggcttagtgagctggcagcaag of Rissa tridactyla isolate bRisTri1 chromosome 2, bRisTri1.patW.cur.20221130, whole genome shotgun sequence contains these proteins:
- the LOC128906321 gene encoding feather keratin-like; the encoded protein is MDIAEQVKCTATKALKGLEHLSSEEKLSELGGLSTRQQGPEGEVSSMSLNPEWQNDLCGPCGPTPLANSCNEPCVRQCETSRVVIQPPTVVVTLPGPILTSFPQSTAVGSSASAAVGNELSAQGVPISSGGFGFGLGYGYGLGGLGCYGGRRGCYPC